In Ovis aries strain OAR_USU_Benz2616 breed Rambouillet chromosome 16, ARS-UI_Ramb_v3.0, whole genome shotgun sequence, one DNA window encodes the following:
- the LOC121816827 gene encoding uncharacterized protein LOC121816827 → MAGRAAAWEGGLESCHCTSGHRGERPDPTAAAFLEQELDAPLTGEEPVQACGAPGSGRTLGLCHFRLPSSLGWKRKSRRAGQPVLLEPVGVDTRVSGNRGFLEAELWETAAWGSRSSSESSGGADRGALHSLSGAPGRRAGPAATRPEVVRAGGEGALWPADAASSPPRWAWCRPRPPRAPRPDLPNVDCIGANGQQHWSV, encoded by the exons ATGGCTGGGCGCGCGGCCGCCTGGGAGGGTGGCCTGGAATCCTGCCACTGCACCTCGGGTCACCGCGGGGAGCGCCCGGACCCCACGGCCGCCGCTTTCCTGGAGCAGGAGCTGGATGCTCCGCTCACGGGCGAGGAGCCCGTTCAGGCCTGTGGAGCGCCGGGGTCTGGACGGACACTGGGCCTCTGTCACTTTCGGTTGCCCTCCTCACTGGGATGGAAGAGAAAGAGCCGGCGCGCAGGCCAACCGG TGCTTTTGGAACCAGTTGGCGTGGACACGCGTGTTTCCGGGAACCGCGGTTTCCTGGAGGCCGAGCTCTGGGAAACGGCGGCCTGGGGCTCGAGGTCCTCCTCGGAAAGCAGCGGCGGCGCAGACCGAGGCGCCCTCCACTCCTTGTCCGGGGCTCCCGGGAGGCGGGCAGGCCCAGCGGCGACGCGGCCCGAAGTCGTGCGCGCGGGCGGCGAGGGGGCGCTGTGGCCCGCGGATGCCGCCTCGTCCCCGCCGCGGTGGGCCTGGTGCCGTCCCCGGCCACCGAGGGCGCCCCGGCCGGACCTCCCCAACGTCGATTGCATTGGGGCAAACGGACAGCAACACTGGAGCGTTTGA
- the IRX2 gene encoding iroquois-class homeodomain protein IRX-2 isoform X2: MSYPQGYLYQAPGSLALYSCPAYGASALAAPRSEELARSASGSAFSPYPGSAAFTAQAATGFGSPLQYSADAAAAAAGFPSYMGAPYDAHTTGMTGAISYHPYGSAAYPYQLNDPAYRKNATRDATATLKAWLNEHRKNPYPTKGEKIMLAIITKMTLTQVSTWFANARRRLKKENKMTWAPRNKSEDEDEDEGDAARGKEESADKAHEGTETSAEDEDGEKLPCRAGDPLCESGSECKKFDDLDDDDDDDEDEDGERDLAPPKPVTSSPLTGVEAPPLLSPPPEAAPRGGGGGKTPLGNRTSPGAPPAASKPKLWSLAEIATSDLKQPSLGPGCAPPGLPAAAAPASSGAPPGGSPYPASPLLGRHLYYTSPFYGSYTNYGNLNAALQGQGLLRYNSAAAAPAEALHAAPKAASDAGKAGAHPLPEPHYRPPGGGYEPKKDASEGCTAVGGGVQPYL, translated from the exons ATGTCCTACCCGCAGGGCTACCTGTACCAGGCGCCCGGCTCGCTGGCGCTCTATTCGTGTCCGGCGTACGGCGCGTCGGCGCTGGCGGCGCCGCGCAGCGAGGAGCTGGCGCGGTCGGCGTCGGGCTCGGCGTTCAGCCCCTACCCCGGCTCCGCGGCCTTCACCGCGCAAGCGGCCACCGGCTTCGGCAGCCCGCTGCAGTACTCCGCcgacgccgccgccgccgccgccggcttCCCGTCCTACATG GGCGCGCCCTACGACGCACACACGACCGGGATGACGGGCGCCATCAgctaccacccttacggcagcgCGGCCTACCCGTACCAGCTCAACGACCCGGCCTACCGCAAGAACGCCACGCGGGACGCCACGGCCACGCTCAAGGCCTGGCTCAACGAGCACCGCAAGAACCCCTACCCCACCAAGGGCGAGAAGATCATGCTGGCCATCATCACCAAGATGACCCTCACGCAGGTCTCCACCTGGTTCGCCAACGCGCGCCGGCGCCTCAAGAAGGAGAACAAGATGACGTGGGCCCCCAGGAACAAAAGTGAGGACGAGGACGAGGACGAGGGCGACGCGGCGAGGGGCAAGGAGGAGAGTGCGGACAAGGCGCACGAGGGCACCGAGACGTCGGCGGAGGACGAAG ACGGAGAGAAGCTGCCCTGCCGCGCCGGGGACCCCCTGTGCGAGTCGGGCTCGGAGTGCAAGAAGTTCGACGACCTGGACGACGACGACGACGACGACGAGGACGAGGACGGCGAGCGGGACCTGGCGCCGCCCAAGCCCGTGACCTCGTCGCCGCTCACCGGCGTGGAGGCGCCGCCGCTGCTGAGCCCCCCGCCCGAGGCGGCGCcccgcgggggcgggggcggcaaGACGCCGCTGGGCAACCGGACGTCGCCAGGCGCGCCGCCGGCCGCCAGCAAGCCCAAGCTGTGGTCTCTGGCCGAGATCGCCACGTCGGACCTCAAGCAGCCGAGCCTGGGCCCGGGCTGCGCGCCGCCCGGGCTGCCGGCGGCCGCGGCGCCCGCCTCGAGCGGGGCTCCGCCGGGCGGCTCGCCCTACCCCGCGTCGCCGCTGCTCGGCCGTCATCTCTACTACACCTCGCCCTTCTACGGCAGCTACACAAACTACGGTAACTTGAACGCGGCGCTGCAGGGCCAGGGGCTGCTTCGGTACAACTCGGCGGCCGCGGCCCCCGCAGAAGCGCTGCACGCCGCGCCGAAGGCCGCCAGCGACGCGGGCAAGGCGGGCGCGCACCCGCTCCCGGAGCCCCACTACCGGCCCCCGGGCGGCGGCTACGAGCCGAAGAAAG
- the IRX2 gene encoding iroquois-class homeodomain protein IRX-2 isoform X1 has translation MSYPQGYLYQAPGSLALYSCPAYGASALAAPRSEELARSASGSAFSPYPGSAAFTAQAATGFGSPLQYSADAAAAAAGFPSYMGAPYDAHTTGMTGAISYHPYGSAAYPYQLNDPAYRKNATRDATATLKAWLNEHRKNPYPTKGEKIMLAIITKMTLTQVSTWFANARRRLKKENKMTWAPRNKSEDEDEDEGDAARGKEESADKAHEGTETSAEDEGISLHVDSLTDHSCSAESDGEKLPCRAGDPLCESGSECKKFDDLDDDDDDDEDEDGERDLAPPKPVTSSPLTGVEAPPLLSPPPEAAPRGGGGGKTPLGNRTSPGAPPAASKPKLWSLAEIATSDLKQPSLGPGCAPPGLPAAAAPASSGAPPGGSPYPASPLLGRHLYYTSPFYGSYTNYGNLNAALQGQGLLRYNSAAAAPAEALHAAPKAASDAGKAGAHPLPEPHYRPPGGGYEPKKDASEGCTAVGGGVQPYL, from the exons ATGTCCTACCCGCAGGGCTACCTGTACCAGGCGCCCGGCTCGCTGGCGCTCTATTCGTGTCCGGCGTACGGCGCGTCGGCGCTGGCGGCGCCGCGCAGCGAGGAGCTGGCGCGGTCGGCGTCGGGCTCGGCGTTCAGCCCCTACCCCGGCTCCGCGGCCTTCACCGCGCAAGCGGCCACCGGCTTCGGCAGCCCGCTGCAGTACTCCGCcgacgccgccgccgccgccgccggcttCCCGTCCTACATG GGCGCGCCCTACGACGCACACACGACCGGGATGACGGGCGCCATCAgctaccacccttacggcagcgCGGCCTACCCGTACCAGCTCAACGACCCGGCCTACCGCAAGAACGCCACGCGGGACGCCACGGCCACGCTCAAGGCCTGGCTCAACGAGCACCGCAAGAACCCCTACCCCACCAAGGGCGAGAAGATCATGCTGGCCATCATCACCAAGATGACCCTCACGCAGGTCTCCACCTGGTTCGCCAACGCGCGCCGGCGCCTCAAGAAGGAGAACAAGATGACGTGGGCCCCCAGGAACAAAAGTGAGGACGAGGACGAGGACGAGGGCGACGCGGCGAGGGGCAAGGAGGAGAGTGCGGACAAGGCGCACGAGGGCACCGAGACGTCGGCGGAGGACGAAG GGATCAGCCTGCACGTGGACTCGCTCACCGACCACTCCTGCTCTGCCGAGTCAGACGGAGAGAAGCTGCCCTGCCGCGCCGGGGACCCCCTGTGCGAGTCGGGCTCGGAGTGCAAGAAGTTCGACGACCTGGACGACGACGACGACGACGACGAGGACGAGGACGGCGAGCGGGACCTGGCGCCGCCCAAGCCCGTGACCTCGTCGCCGCTCACCGGCGTGGAGGCGCCGCCGCTGCTGAGCCCCCCGCCCGAGGCGGCGCcccgcgggggcgggggcggcaaGACGCCGCTGGGCAACCGGACGTCGCCAGGCGCGCCGCCGGCCGCCAGCAAGCCCAAGCTGTGGTCTCTGGCCGAGATCGCCACGTCGGACCTCAAGCAGCCGAGCCTGGGCCCGGGCTGCGCGCCGCCCGGGCTGCCGGCGGCCGCGGCGCCCGCCTCGAGCGGGGCTCCGCCGGGCGGCTCGCCCTACCCCGCGTCGCCGCTGCTCGGCCGTCATCTCTACTACACCTCGCCCTTCTACGGCAGCTACACAAACTACGGTAACTTGAACGCGGCGCTGCAGGGCCAGGGGCTGCTTCGGTACAACTCGGCGGCCGCGGCCCCCGCAGAAGCGCTGCACGCCGCGCCGAAGGCCGCCAGCGACGCGGGCAAGGCGGGCGCGCACCCGCTCCCGGAGCCCCACTACCGGCCCCCGGGCGGCGGCTACGAGCCGAAGAAAG